A region of Maridesulfovibrio sp. DNA encodes the following proteins:
- a CDS encoding response regulator — translation MKILLVDDESELVSALAERLSFRGFDADWACSGAEAIDKVRETEYDLAVLDVKMPRMSGLELRAELEKVRSGMKYIFLSGHGSEEDYNAGAAKAECYLVKPVKIEELVDKINMALGLE, via the coding sequence ATGAAGATTCTATTGGTTGACGATGAGTCCGAATTGGTTTCAGCCCTTGCCGAGAGGCTTTCTTTTCGCGGATTTGATGCCGACTGGGCCTGCTCCGGAGCAGAAGCCATAGACAAAGTGAGAGAGACGGAGTACGACCTCGCGGTTCTTGATGTAAAAATGCCGCGCATGAGCGGTTTGGAGTTGCGGGCCGAATTGGAGAAAGTCCGCTCCGGCATGAAATATATTTTTCTTTCCGGCCATGGTTCGGAAGAAGACTATAACGCAGGTGCGGCTAAGGCCGAGTGTTATCTGGTTAAGCCTGTGAAAATTGAAGAACTGGTGGATAAAATTAACATGGCTCTGGGATTAGAATAA
- a CDS encoding sensor histidine kinase encodes MGLLIQKDRDGLCFFGQISAAISHDLKNVLAIINEDAGLLQDYSLMAKQGMELDPERMNKLAQKVQEQVKRGDGIIKNMNRFAHSVDLPECEVDYRELVALVISLLTRMASRKCVTVSLKDGDQVKGKGDPFTTQMLIAKSLEYAMDSAVKDGELGIDVSSADSGCAIIISGLGESLPEESLAELESIAERVGAEVAADPQVKILNIKF; translated from the coding sequence ATGGGATTACTCATACAGAAAGATCGTGACGGACTCTGTTTTTTCGGGCAGATAAGTGCGGCTATTTCCCATGATCTCAAAAATGTTCTGGCCATCATCAATGAAGATGCCGGCTTACTGCAGGATTATTCATTAATGGCTAAGCAGGGTATGGAGCTTGATCCCGAACGTATGAACAAATTGGCGCAGAAAGTTCAGGAACAGGTTAAACGCGGAGACGGAATCATCAAGAACATGAACCGGTTCGCCCATAGCGTGGATCTACCGGAGTGTGAGGTTGATTACCGCGAACTGGTTGCGCTGGTTATTTCCCTGCTGACCCGCATGGCATCGCGCAAGTGCGTGACGGTCAGCCTCAAGGACGGCGATCAGGTCAAGGGCAAGGGTGACCCGTTTACCACCCAGATGCTCATTGCCAAAAGTCTTGAGTATGCCATGGACAGTGCCGTGAAAGATGGTGAACTCGGCATTGATGTGTCTTCCGCAGATAGTGGGTGCGCCATAATAATTTCCGGACTGGGTGAATCTTTGCCTGAAGAATCACTTGCCGAACTGGAATCAATTGCTGAAAGAGTGGGGGCTGAAGTTGCCGCAGACCCGCAGGTAAAAATCTTAAATATTAAATTTTAA
- a CDS encoding response regulator encodes MSDLFIFSGLFCQTDAVIKRLIDDIDFKLVTDSDLVTEAAALGGMSESAIAKAFSPKTSIFNKFSHEKERSVSWLRLALAQKLAEGQALLVSGLVTQLLSQEISHVLKVCIIDDLQKRLETARIMSGLSESEAEKEIQHSDEERTVWVREVTGINDPWASSLYDMIIPADKTGVDESVALIREQLNNAAVEVTEASKQAVQDFLLAAGVETKLVSKGHNVSVKAKNGNVTLSINKKVLMVERLEKDLREIAEPIEGVESVEVVFGKDFYEADIYRRMDFELPSRVLLVDDEREFVKTLSERLLLRDLGSAVVYDGESALDVVKEDEPEVMILDLKMPGIDGIEVLRRVKNERPNIEVIILTGHGSDEDRKTCMALGAFAYLNKPVDIDVLSKTLKDAYAKVRKS; translated from the coding sequence ATGTCTGATCTTTTTATTTTCAGTGGTCTGTTTTGTCAGACTGATGCCGTTATAAAACGCTTGATTGATGATATTGATTTCAAGCTGGTTACTGACAGCGACCTCGTGACCGAAGCCGCAGCGCTGGGAGGAATGAGTGAGAGCGCCATTGCCAAGGCTTTCTCTCCCAAAACTTCCATCTTTAATAAATTCAGCCATGAAAAGGAACGCTCGGTTTCATGGCTCAGGCTGGCTCTTGCCCAAAAACTGGCCGAAGGTCAGGCTTTACTGGTTTCCGGTCTGGTTACCCAGTTACTGTCTCAGGAAATCAGCCATGTTCTTAAGGTCTGCATCATTGATGACCTACAAAAAAGGTTGGAAACTGCCCGGATTATGTCCGGTCTTTCCGAATCTGAAGCTGAAAAGGAAATCCAGCACAGCGATGAGGAACGCACCGTATGGGTTCGTGAAGTCACCGGGATCAATGACCCCTGGGCATCATCCCTGTACGATATGATTATTCCTGCGGACAAAACCGGCGTGGATGAATCCGTGGCTTTGATCAGGGAACAGCTGAATAATGCAGCCGTGGAAGTTACCGAAGCTTCCAAACAGGCCGTGCAGGATTTCCTGCTTGCCGCCGGCGTTGAAACCAAGCTGGTCTCCAAGGGACACAACGTTTCCGTTAAAGCGAAAAACGGAAATGTCACCCTCTCAATCAATAAAAAAGTGCTCATGGTTGAGCGTCTTGAAAAGGATCTGCGCGAAATCGCTGAACCTATTGAAGGGGTTGAGAGCGTTGAAGTGGTCTTCGGCAAGGATTTCTATGAGGCGGATATCTACCGCCGCATGGATTTTGAATTGCCTTCCCGCGTTTTGCTGGTTGATGACGAGCGTGAGTTCGTTAAGACCCTGTCCGAACGTCTCCTGTTGCGCGACCTCGGTTCAGCTGTTGTCTATGATGGAGAATCCGCACTTGACGTAGTCAAAGAAGATGAACCTGAAGTAATGATCCTCGACCTTAAGATGCCCGGCATCGACGGCATAGAGGTTCTACGCCGGGTCAAGAACGAGCGCCCCAACATTGAAGTGATCATCCTTACCGGTCACGGTTCGGACGAAGACCGCAAGACATGTATGGCTCTCGGTGCTTTTGCTTACCTGAACAAGCCCGTGGACATAGATGTGTTGAGCAAGACCCTGAAAGATGCTTACGCCAAAGTGCGTAAATCTTAA
- a CDS encoding response regulator, producing MAEKVLLVDDEKEFVEGLAERMELRGMDVTACTNPQEALDKVDNETFDAIVLDLQMPGIDGIEALKHIKKSRPEMQVILLSGHATVEKGIEAMKLGAMDFVEKPADINVLTDKIKKAQAKKMILVEEKTEEKVKDILSHKGW from the coding sequence ATGGCAGAAAAAGTACTTCTGGTTGATGATGAAAAGGAATTTGTTGAAGGTCTGGCAGAACGTATGGAGCTGCGCGGCATGGATGTAACCGCATGTACCAATCCTCAGGAAGCCCTCGATAAGGTGGACAACGAAACTTTCGATGCAATCGTGCTTGATCTCCAGATGCCGGGTATTGACGGTATAGAAGCCCTTAAGCATATCAAGAAATCGCGTCCTGAAATGCAGGTCATCTTGCTCAGTGGTCACGCAACAGTTGAAAAAGGTATCGAGGCCATGAAGCTCGGTGCCATGGACTTTGTGGAAAAACCTGCCGACATCAATGTGCTCACAGATAAGATTAAAAAAGCACAGGCAAAGAAAATGATCCTCGTGGAAGAAAAAACCGAGGAAAAAGTTAAGGATATTCTCAGCCATAAGGGCTGGTAG
- the hypF gene encoding carbamoyltransferase HypF — protein sequence MTENRIFRRLLTVTGQVQGVGFRPFVYKTALKHNLSGTVLNSPEGVLIELQGSKNALNGFDQSFSYDLPRLARIVSLKKEELAVIEGEEQFCILASTAGEGHCVLISPDVATCPDCFADMNDPQNRRFEYPFTNCTNCGPRYTITKSIPYDRPVTSMACFELCDDCRTEYENPLDRRFHAQPNACAECGPKVWLTDNKGNELAGPETALRELAKLLAEGKIAGVKGLGGFHLVCDASNPEAVRTLRERKNRPDKPLAVMVRDVDEARKIGKITDHDIELLEGLQRPIVLTPKSDNYSLAPEIAPDTDFIGLMVPYTPLHQVLLKYFSERNKSDLPSALVMTSGNMSSAPICIGNREALTRLPDIVDVFLFHNRDILIRVDDSVTRSVPEFAETDKNKSRTIFMRRARGYTPSPVFLAQDGPCVLGTGPELKNTLCLTKGDHAFSSQHIGDMQNLETANFWKEIRLHLQSILKVKPELIVHDLHPDYLTTGLAEEISLTENIKTTALQHHYAHIHSVLAENKHIGPALGLALDGTGLGEDRTIWGGECLLVDNEKLINKRLARFTHLRLPGGEAAVREPWRIAFAAAKDLGLDTDLISVPEQFQSGLKMFEQILEKNINCPLTSSCGRLFDAISAMLGLCPAISYEGQAAIILEKIQDMTEQETYECPLAQSVEAYEICTGELFKQAFTDFQKGISPAVISRRFHRGLISGLADCAEKISEQTGIRNVGLSGGVMQNLTIAVELPLELQKRGLIPLVHRYLPPNDGCISLGQAVYGQLLLNKR from the coding sequence ATGACAGAGAACAGAATTTTCCGCCGACTGCTCACTGTGACCGGACAGGTACAGGGTGTCGGATTCAGGCCCTTTGTTTACAAGACAGCTCTCAAACACAATCTCTCAGGCACAGTTCTCAACAGTCCCGAGGGAGTACTCATTGAGCTTCAAGGCAGTAAGAACGCACTGAATGGATTTGATCAAAGCTTCAGCTACGACCTGCCGAGGCTGGCCCGCATTGTTTCTCTGAAAAAAGAAGAGCTGGCTGTAATTGAAGGAGAGGAACAATTCTGTATTCTGGCCTCCACTGCCGGGGAAGGACATTGCGTGCTGATCAGCCCGGACGTTGCTACATGCCCGGACTGTTTTGCAGATATGAATGATCCGCAAAACCGCCGTTTTGAATACCCGTTCACAAACTGCACAAATTGCGGTCCGCGCTACACCATCACTAAATCCATACCCTATGACCGCCCGGTGACATCAATGGCCTGCTTCGAGCTATGTGATGATTGCCGCACTGAATATGAAAATCCGCTCGACCGTCGCTTCCATGCCCAGCCTAATGCCTGTGCAGAATGCGGACCTAAAGTCTGGCTTACAGACAACAAAGGCAATGAACTTGCAGGACCGGAAACAGCCCTGCGCGAACTGGCAAAACTGCTGGCCGAGGGAAAAATAGCCGGGGTAAAAGGCCTTGGCGGATTTCATCTGGTCTGTGATGCCTCTAATCCTGAAGCTGTACGCACCCTGCGTGAACGCAAGAACCGCCCGGATAAACCACTGGCGGTAATGGTCCGAGATGTGGATGAGGCCCGTAAAATCGGAAAAATCACCGACCACGATATTGAACTGCTCGAAGGGTTGCAGCGGCCCATCGTACTTACACCAAAAAGCGACAACTATTCATTAGCCCCGGAAATAGCACCGGATACAGATTTTATCGGATTAATGGTGCCCTACACTCCGTTGCATCAAGTGTTGCTTAAATATTTTTCCGAACGAAATAAATCGGACCTACCGTCCGCTCTGGTAATGACTTCCGGAAATATGAGTTCCGCGCCCATCTGCATCGGCAACCGCGAAGCATTAACGCGCCTGCCGGATATTGTGGATGTTTTCCTCTTCCATAACCGTGATATCCTCATCCGCGTAGATGACTCTGTGACCCGCTCAGTACCCGAGTTTGCCGAAACGGATAAAAACAAATCACGCACTATCTTCATGCGCCGGGCTAGAGGCTACACCCCATCCCCTGTTTTCCTAGCTCAGGACGGTCCCTGCGTACTGGGAACCGGGCCGGAACTGAAAAACACCCTTTGCCTGACCAAAGGGGACCATGCTTTCAGTAGTCAGCATATAGGTGATATGCAGAATCTGGAGACTGCCAATTTCTGGAAAGAAATCAGACTGCATCTCCAATCAATACTCAAGGTTAAACCGGAATTGATTGTTCACGATCTGCACCCGGATTACCTGACTACCGGATTGGCTGAAGAAATTTCGCTGACAGAAAACATAAAGACCACCGCTTTGCAGCACCACTACGCCCACATTCACTCAGTGCTTGCCGAAAACAAACACATCGGCCCGGCACTGGGTCTCGCCCTTGACGGAACAGGTTTAGGCGAAGACCGCACAATCTGGGGCGGCGAGTGCCTCCTGGTTGACAATGAAAAACTGATCAACAAGCGGCTGGCAAGATTCACGCATCTACGCCTTCCCGGTGGTGAAGCTGCCGTGCGTGAACCATGGCGTATTGCTTTTGCCGCAGCCAAGGACCTCGGCCTTGATACTGACCTGATCAGCGTCCCCGAACAATTTCAATCCGGTCTGAAAATGTTTGAACAGATCCTAGAAAAAAATATTAATTGCCCGCTGACCAGCAGTTGCGGACGGCTCTTTGACGCAATCTCGGCCATGCTAGGTCTCTGCCCCGCAATATCGTACGAAGGACAGGCGGCCATCATCCTTGAAAAAATACAGGATATGACCGAACAGGAAACCTATGAATGCCCTCTCGCTCAATCCGTAGAAGCGTACGAGATCTGCACTGGTGAACTTTTCAAACAGGCTTTTACTGATTTTCAAAAAGGAATCTCTCCGGCAGTCATCAGCCGCCGTTTCCATCGGGGCCTGATTTCTGGACTTGCCGATTGTGCTGAAAAAATATCTGAGCAGACCGGGATAAGAAATGTCGGGCTAAGCGGCGGAGTCATGCAGAACCTGACCATCGCCGTAGAATTGCCATTGGAGCTTCAAAAACGAGGTCTTATTCCGCTGGTTCACCGCTACCTGCCGCCTAATGACGGATGCATTTCACTGGGACAGGCTGTTTATGGGCAATTACTACTCAATAAACGGTAA
- a CDS encoding ATP-binding protein: protein MNIKGIFKPEFLDAEPKSVGPYKQLFDYKRIWQLCLGLLVMVSLVPILIMASIDFSVTRGAIISENTLEAARTTSNTRRSVSYFLEERKSALQLLVELHDFRSFDDRIKLSGMLKSLKNSFGGFIDLGVINNQGRQVAYVGPYNLEGREYAGQDWFKQTVEQGVYVSEVFLGFRDSPHIVIAVKHMLDENAGHFKILRATLDTKQFNGILASLDLSEGEDVFLVNREGVLQTPSKWNGNIFSKVGFKLPEKSFRTKVKEISYLKGDPAMLGYAYLKNSPFVLLYVKTEAEFMGGWQRSRNTVIWFTVFSIAVIIMVMWAVATYLVERIYTADMTRSKALQQMEHHNRMASIGRLAAGVAHEINNPLAIINEKAGLLKDLFTFSKAYKADDRVLGLVDSVIDSVERCGRITKRLLGFSRKTEVEFRPVYPRKVIETVLSFLSKEAEYRCIDVSVDVDEQIFEVVTDRGKLEQVLLNLINNAFQAMKDGGALHIKVTSYEDGLVNFSVKDNGCGIPASDLKRIFEPFYSTKKQAGGTGLGLSITYGLVQDLGGDMKVQSELGKGTEFSFSLPKAPEINGERH, encoded by the coding sequence ATGAATATAAAGGGAATATTCAAACCGGAATTTTTGGATGCGGAGCCTAAGTCCGTTGGTCCGTATAAGCAGCTGTTTGATTACAAGCGAATCTGGCAGCTGTGTTTAGGGCTATTGGTCATGGTTTCCCTTGTTCCCATTCTGATTATGGCCTCAATTGACTTCAGTGTCACTCGGGGAGCGATCATATCTGAAAATACCTTGGAGGCGGCAAGGACTACGTCCAATACCCGTCGTTCGGTATCTTACTTTCTGGAGGAACGGAAATCGGCATTACAACTGCTGGTTGAACTGCATGATTTCCGTTCCTTCGATGATCGCATCAAATTATCCGGGATGCTGAAGTCATTGAAAAACAGCTTCGGCGGATTCATCGACCTCGGTGTGATTAATAATCAGGGCAGACAGGTCGCTTATGTCGGACCTTATAACCTTGAGGGGCGTGAGTATGCCGGGCAGGACTGGTTCAAACAAACCGTGGAGCAGGGGGTCTATGTAAGCGAGGTTTTCCTCGGCTTTCGTGACAGCCCGCATATTGTTATCGCGGTCAAGCATATGCTTGATGAGAATGCGGGCCACTTTAAGATTCTGCGCGCCACACTGGATACCAAGCAGTTCAACGGTATTCTGGCCTCACTTGATCTTTCTGAAGGTGAGGACGTCTTTCTCGTAAACCGGGAAGGTGTACTGCAGACGCCATCCAAATGGAACGGCAATATCTTTTCCAAGGTCGGTTTCAAACTGCCGGAAAAATCCTTTCGGACCAAAGTTAAAGAAATTTCCTATCTTAAGGGTGATCCGGCCATGCTCGGCTATGCATATCTCAAGAATTCTCCATTCGTGCTTCTCTATGTGAAGACCGAGGCCGAATTCATGGGGGGCTGGCAGCGTTCGCGCAATACCGTGATCTGGTTCACCGTTTTCAGTATTGCTGTTATTATTATGGTGATGTGGGCAGTGGCGACCTACCTTGTAGAACGTATTTATACTGCCGATATGACCCGTTCGAAGGCCCTGCAGCAGATGGAGCACCATAACCGTATGGCCTCAATAGGGCGTCTGGCTGCCGGGGTGGCCCACGAAATCAATAATCCGCTGGCTATTATCAATGAGAAAGCCGGTCTGCTTAAGGATCTGTTCACTTTCAGCAAGGCTTATAAAGCGGATGACCGTGTTTTGGGATTGGTGGATTCAGTCATAGACTCGGTGGAACGCTGTGGGCGTATAACCAAACGGCTGCTTGGATTTTCCCGCAAGACTGAGGTTGAATTCAGGCCTGTATATCCACGTAAGGTCATTGAAACCGTGCTGAGCTTCCTCAGTAAGGAGGCCGAGTACCGCTGTATCGATGTCAGCGTTGATGTCGATGAACAGATTTTTGAAGTGGTAACCGACCGCGGCAAACTGGAACAGGTTCTGCTGAACCTGATCAACAATGCTTTTCAAGCCATGAAGGATGGCGGAGCATTGCATATCAAAGTTACAAGTTATGAAGACGGACTGGTTAATTTTTCGGTAAAGGATAACGGTTGCGGTATTCCCGCTTCTGATCTGAAAAGGATTTTTGAGCCGTTTTACTCTACTAAGAAACAAGCGGGCGGAACAGGATTGGGGCTGTCTATCACTTATGGTCTGGTGCAGGATCTCGGTGGAGACATGAAAGTGCAGAGTGAGTTGGGGAAAGGCACTGAGTTCAGTTTTTCGCTGCCCAAGGCTCCCGAGATTAATGGAGAGAGGCATTAG